Proteins from one Dysgonomonas sp. HDW5A genomic window:
- a CDS encoding nucleoside deaminase, translated as MTTTILNDESFMRQALNEAKYAYEKDEVPIGAVVVCQNRIIARAHNLTETLNDVTAHAEMQAITAAANVLGGKYLVDCTLYVTVEPCPMCAGALGWSQITRIVYGAADPKRGYSLISPKSLHPKTTIVSGVLEKECAQLMQDFFKSKR; from the coding sequence ATGACAACAACTATATTAAACGATGAGTCTTTTATGCGTCAGGCTCTTAATGAGGCTAAATATGCATATGAGAAAGATGAGGTGCCTATCGGGGCAGTTGTTGTATGTCAGAATAGAATTATAGCCAGAGCTCATAATCTTACGGAAACATTAAATGATGTTACGGCTCATGCCGAAATGCAGGCTATCACTGCTGCTGCCAATGTATTGGGAGGGAAGTATCTTGTTGATTGCACTCTTTATGTAACAGTAGAGCCTTGTCCGATGTGTGCAGGAGCTTTAGGTTGGTCGCAGATCACCCGTATTGTATATGGGGCTGCCGATCCTAAAAGAGGTTACTCATTGATTTCTCCAAAATCATTACATCCAAAAACTACTATTGTATCGGGTGTTCTCGAAAAGGAATGTGCCCAATTGATGCAAGACTTCTTCAAAAGCAAACGTTAA
- the pstB gene encoding phosphate ABC transporter ATP-binding protein PstB, which produces MENSINNDKYILELKDVSVSYNPEKKAVRDVNVAIREHTVTAIMGPSGCGKSTLLRAINRMHELYPDIKTTGEILLKGENIFDMNAMRVRRLAGMVFQRPNPFPTMSIYDNVLAGYKLNNIGLSKSEKDEIVENSLKSVALWDEVKDSMTQKGSFLSGGQQQRLCIARAIALKPEILLMDEPTSALDPISTNRIEDLILELKQQYTIVIVTHNMSQAARISDNSMFMYLGELIEYGTTKQMFTKPKDKRTEDYLTGVFG; this is translated from the coding sequence ATGGAAAATTCAATAAATAACGATAAATATATTCTTGAGTTAAAAGACGTTTCGGTATCTTACAATCCCGAGAAAAAAGCGGTAAGAGACGTAAATGTTGCTATACGTGAACATACGGTTACAGCTATCATGGGACCTTCGGGATGCGGTAAGAGTACCCTTCTGAGAGCTATAAACAGAATGCACGAACTCTATCCCGACATTAAAACAACGGGAGAGATTTTGCTCAAAGGCGAAAACATTTTCGACATGAATGCGATGCGTGTAAGACGTCTTGCAGGTATGGTATTTCAACGTCCAAACCCTTTCCCTACCATGAGTATTTATGACAATGTTCTGGCAGGATACAAATTAAATAACATAGGGCTCAGCAAATCGGAGAAAGACGAAATTGTCGAAAACAGCCTGAAAAGCGTTGCTCTTTGGGACGAGGTAAAAGACTCGATGACCCAAAAAGGGAGCTTCCTTTCGGGAGGACAACAACAACGTCTCTGCATTGCCCGTGCCATAGCCCTAAAACCTGAGATACTATTGATGGACGAACCCACATCGGCTCTCGACCCTATATCAACAAATAGAATCGAAGACCTGATCCTTGAACTGAAGCAACAATATACCATAGTGATTGTGACGCACAATATGTCTCAAGCGGCTCGTATTTCGGATAATTCGATGTTTATGTATCTGGGGGAACTGATAGAATATGGTACAACCAAACAGATGTTTACCAAACCTAAAGACAAGCGTACCGAAGATTACTTAACCGGTGTATTCGGGTAA
- the yaaA gene encoding peroxide stress protein YaaA → MIITISPAKILDFESPATIEKKTKPHFEKDADYLNDILKDLSANEIGTLMNINPKITLDVYQYVQSFGMGRAPKKQAALAYNGMVYLGLDSKTFSESDWEFAQKHLTILSGLYGALKPLDVIHPYRLEMHTKVVNDRGVDLYAYWKKTLTEHLAKQLKTNGNIWLNLASNEYSKVIDKKALGKNVRIITPSFKQDTPKGYKQIVVYAKKARGLMSRFVIQNRITTIEDLKHFDTEGYSFSPSLSNGDDWVFIR, encoded by the coding sequence ATGATAATAACTATTTCCCCAGCCAAAATACTGGATTTTGAAAGTCCTGCAACAATAGAGAAAAAAACAAAGCCTCATTTCGAAAAAGATGCCGATTATTTAAACGACATACTAAAAGATTTATCAGCTAACGAAATAGGTACTTTAATGAACATCAATCCTAAGATAACACTTGATGTTTATCAGTATGTACAATCTTTTGGTATGGGTAGAGCACCGAAAAAACAAGCTGCTCTTGCCTATAATGGAATGGTATATCTGGGATTAGACAGTAAAACCTTTAGCGAAAGCGATTGGGAGTTTGCTCAAAAACACCTCACTATCTTATCAGGATTATACGGGGCATTGAAGCCTTTGGATGTTATACACCCTTATCGATTAGAGATGCACACCAAAGTGGTTAACGACAGAGGGGTAGACTTATATGCTTACTGGAAAAAGACTTTGACCGAACACCTAGCTAAACAGCTCAAAACCAATGGAAATATTTGGCTAAACTTGGCTTCGAATGAATACAGTAAAGTAATCGACAAAAAAGCTCTTGGTAAGAATGTACGTATAATAACACCATCTTTCAAACAAGATACCCCGAAAGGCTACAAGCAAATAGTAGTATATGCTAAAAAAGCAAGGGGGTTGATGAGCCGTTTTGTAATTCAGAACCGGATTACAACGATTGAAGATTTAAAGCACTTCGATACCGAAGGATACTCTTTTTCGCCTTCCTTATCAAATGGTGATGATTGGGTATTTATCCGCTAG
- the phoU gene encoding phosphate signaling complex protein PhoU gives MTTNIKLKQLKVLLNDFELLSRTALLQMQIAEKVLQDSSLDALYEEAEANEIIMDRLEIKIREEVVFSIFQFSPKAADLRLIITYQDITTNLERIGDMLLNVIHYTKTTYQQQPEFEEEKKQIYKMLKLVDEMLRNAIFSFSNEDTRLAYQVIKDDDKVDHLFYQISESLQSSFANKSLTKEQIMNIMHTNAISQNLERIGDSATNIAEATIYLIEGKDIRHGNNE, from the coding sequence ATGACAACCAATATAAAACTAAAGCAACTAAAGGTATTACTTAACGATTTTGAGTTACTCTCACGCACTGCTTTATTGCAAATGCAGATTGCAGAAAAAGTGTTGCAGGATTCAAGCCTAGACGCTCTTTATGAAGAAGCCGAAGCCAACGAAATTATTATGGACAGGCTCGAAATAAAGATCAGGGAAGAGGTCGTTTTTTCGATCTTTCAATTCTCACCTAAAGCTGCCGATCTACGATTGATTATCACCTATCAGGATATAACTACAAATCTTGAACGGATTGGAGATATGTTGCTGAATGTAATTCATTACACTAAAACAACCTATCAGCAACAACCTGAATTCGAAGAAGAGAAAAAGCAAATATACAAAATGCTCAAATTGGTGGACGAAATGCTCCGTAATGCAATTTTTTCATTCTCGAACGAAGATACTCGCCTTGCTTATCAGGTGATAAAGGACGATGATAAGGTGGACCATCTTTTTTATCAGATCAGCGAATCGCTACAAAGCTCTTTTGCCAACAAGAGTTTGACTAAAGAACAGATTATGAATATAATGCACACCAATGCTATATCTCAAAATCTGGAACGGATTGGAGACAGTGCAACCAATATTGCCGAAGCCACAATATATCTAATAGAAGGTAAAGACATCAGACATGGAAACAACGAATAA
- a CDS encoding response regulator transcription factor — translation METTNKDISILIVDDEVDIREILQFNLENEGYKIDLAESAEEALKKLTSDHKLILLDVMMGGISGFKMADQLRKSGNYTPIIFLTAKDTENDMLTGFSIGGDDYISKPFSIKEVIARVKTVLKRTSSPAQLTQSQVLVIGNLSIDMDMKTVTVNSKPIDLTKTEFNILTLLVKNTGKVFSRADILAKAWEGDGIVLERTVDVHIARLRKKIGVYGDHIINRTGYGYNFVSE, via the coding sequence ATGGAAACAACGAATAAAGATATTTCGATACTTATTGTTGATGATGAAGTAGATATCAGGGAGATTTTACAGTTTAACCTCGAAAACGAAGGCTATAAAATAGATCTCGCCGAATCTGCAGAAGAAGCCCTTAAGAAGTTGACTTCCGATCATAAACTTATCTTGCTTGACGTAATGATGGGAGGAATATCGGGATTCAAAATGGCCGATCAGCTACGAAAATCGGGTAATTATACCCCCATCATATTCCTGACAGCGAAAGATACCGAGAACGATATGCTCACCGGATTCTCTATCGGAGGAGACGATTATATATCGAAGCCTTTTTCAATAAAAGAAGTTATCGCACGGGTAAAAACAGTATTAAAACGTACGTCATCGCCCGCTCAATTAACTCAAAGTCAGGTATTGGTTATCGGCAACCTGAGCATCGATATGGACATGAAGACGGTTACTGTAAACAGCAAACCGATAGACCTGACAAAGACCGAATTCAATATATTGACTCTTTTAGTAAAAAATACAGGAAAAGTATTCTCTAGAGCCGATATCCTAGCCAAAGCATGGGAAGGGGATGGTATTGTACTCGAAAGAACGGTAGATGTGCATATAGCCCGTTTAAGAAAAAAAATAGGTGTATATGGCGATCATATTATTAACAGGACAGGCTATGGATACAACTTTGTCTCCGAATGA
- the pstS gene encoding phosphate ABC transporter substrate-binding protein PstS, with product MKKLLFILAAAISLTACNSNKGETAKLSGAGATFPAPFYNIVFKKFSEASGNNVTYGAIGSGGGIRSLKDKTVDFGATDVFLSDEELKEMGADVVHIPTALGAVVLSYNLPGVTDLKLTSEIISDIFRGKITNWNDAKIKAVNPDLTLPNKEITAVYRSDGSGTTSVFSEYMAKTNEAWKNEIGSGKSLKFPVGVAAKGNPGVAGIISGTEGSIGYIGSEYALALNIASASVQNSSGNFIVANDKSISASAEADLPDDTRQIITNSSNPEAYPISTFTWIIAYKEQSYNKKTETQARALVALFDYVIGKEGQEIAVKTHYAPLPAKALEKTTAIIKSMTFDGKPIEVAQPVAQN from the coding sequence ATGAAAAAATTACTATTTATTCTAGCAGCAGCTATTTCATTGACAGCCTGCAACTCAAACAAAGGCGAAACTGCAAAACTATCGGGAGCAGGAGCAACATTTCCGGCACCATTTTACAACATCGTATTCAAGAAGTTTTCCGAAGCATCAGGTAATAATGTTACTTACGGAGCTATCGGTAGTGGAGGAGGAATCAGAAGTTTAAAAGACAAAACTGTAGACTTCGGTGCAACCGACGTATTTTTATCGGATGAAGAACTGAAAGAAATGGGAGCAGATGTAGTTCACATCCCTACAGCATTGGGAGCCGTGGTTTTATCGTATAACCTACCTGGAGTTACTGACTTAAAACTAACTTCGGAAATTATATCAGACATTTTCAGAGGAAAAATAACCAATTGGAATGATGCAAAAATCAAAGCTGTAAATCCTGATCTGACATTACCAAATAAAGAGATAACTGCTGTTTATCGTTCGGATGGCAGTGGAACTACTTCGGTTTTCTCCGAATACATGGCAAAAACCAACGAAGCATGGAAAAATGAAATCGGTAGTGGTAAATCATTGAAATTTCCGGTAGGAGTAGCAGCCAAAGGTAACCCCGGAGTAGCCGGTATTATTTCAGGAACAGAAGGTTCTATCGGATACATTGGTTCCGAATATGCATTGGCTCTGAATATTGCTTCGGCATCGGTTCAAAACAGTTCGGGTAACTTTATTGTAGCCAACGATAAAAGTATTTCAGCATCTGCTGAAGCTGATCTTCCGGACGATACAAGACAAATCATTACCAATTCATCTAATCCAGAGGCATATCCTATAAGCACTTTTACTTGGATTATTGCTTACAAAGAACAAAGCTATAACAAGAAAACCGAGACACAAGCCCGTGCGTTAGTGGCATTGTTTGATTATGTTATCGGTAAAGAAGGACAGGAGATCGCAGTGAAAACGCATTATGCTCCCCTACCTGCTAAAGCTTTAGAGAAAACTACAGCAATCATAAAATCAATGACATTCGACGGCAAGCCGATAGAAGTGGCTCAACCTGTTGCACAAAACTAA
- a CDS encoding cell wall metabolism sensor histidine kinase WalK — translation MKLNYKQRIFGFMFILFAFFSICIIISEQKQEKKYRTEALESKLDSYVEIIHQYIALNQSGDGNMAHVDELIKILPKEIRVTIINGEGNVLYDKDVSNVKTLDNHLNRPEVRKAQYQDFGANIRMSSSTQHEYLYYAKYFQTYYIRVALPYSIETQSALKADNLFIYIVISLFIIVLFLVNIAANRFEKSITKLKDFTSRIKTGKPLPEDTKFPDDELGDISKELVHIFNEIEKNKRNVEVEREKLIQHFQYSEVGLCIFNAEFQKIYANTHFIQFLNLIANRPTFDVNSLFENDAFKPVLDFLNTRQKDHNYSASQYEVGGKILSIQVIVFDDKSFEITIRDITRIEKNRLLKQEMTNNIAHELRTPVTSLRGYLETLNEQHLPEDKQAFFISRAYLQSVRLSNLIEDVSLISKIEEAPAQFVMEQVNLSLLLDELRIDMASKLKENNIALSISVDNDLVIHGNYTLLYSIFRNLMDNSISYGGSNIEVHINNYMKDDKYVYFSFYDTGSGVPEQYLGRLFERFYRVNEGRTRDSGGSGLGLSIVKNAVLLHKGEIQVKNRLDGGLEFLFTLKR, via the coding sequence ATGAAACTAAACTATAAGCAACGGATATTCGGGTTTATGTTCATACTGTTTGCTTTCTTCTCGATATGTATTATTATATCGGAACAAAAGCAGGAGAAAAAATACAGAACGGAAGCCCTTGAATCGAAACTGGACAGTTATGTCGAAATCATTCATCAATATATTGCACTCAACCAATCGGGCGATGGCAATATGGCACATGTAGATGAACTGATTAAAATCTTACCGAAAGAAATAAGGGTTACCATCATTAATGGCGAAGGAAACGTTCTTTACGATAAAGATGTTTCCAACGTGAAGACTCTGGATAACCACCTCAACCGACCCGAAGTAAGAAAGGCTCAGTATCAGGATTTCGGAGCTAATATTCGTATGTCGTCATCAACACAGCACGAATATTTATACTACGCCAAATACTTTCAGACTTATTATATCCGGGTGGCTTTACCTTATAGTATAGAAACTCAAAGTGCATTGAAGGCTGATAACTTATTTATATACATCGTTATATCCTTATTTATCATAGTACTATTCTTAGTCAATATAGCAGCTAACCGCTTCGAGAAATCAATCACTAAGCTGAAAGACTTTACATCGAGAATAAAAACAGGCAAACCGCTTCCTGAGGATACTAAGTTTCCTGATGATGAGCTAGGTGACATAAGCAAAGAGTTGGTACATATATTTAATGAAATAGAGAAAAATAAACGGAATGTTGAAGTAGAACGTGAGAAGCTAATCCAACACTTTCAGTATTCGGAGGTTGGGCTTTGTATATTCAATGCCGAATTTCAGAAAATATATGCCAATACTCATTTCATTCAGTTTCTGAATCTTATAGCCAATCGTCCGACGTTTGATGTTAATTCATTATTCGAAAACGATGCATTTAAACCTGTATTGGATTTTCTGAATACAAGGCAAAAAGATCATAATTACTCTGCATCACAATACGAAGTAGGCGGAAAAATCCTGTCGATACAAGTGATTGTTTTCGATGACAAATCGTTCGAAATAACAATCAGGGATATAACCAGAATAGAAAAAAACCGTCTATTGAAACAAGAGATGACCAATAATATCGCACACGAACTCAGAACTCCTGTGACAAGCCTGCGTGGCTATCTCGAAACTTTAAACGAGCAACATTTACCCGAAGACAAGCAAGCATTCTTTATCAGCAGAGCCTACCTTCAATCTGTCCGCTTATCCAACCTCATCGAGGATGTAAGCCTTATCAGTAAAATAGAAGAAGCTCCTGCTCAATTTGTGATGGAACAGGTAAACCTTTCTCTTTTGCTTGACGAACTAAGGATAGACATGGCAAGCAAGCTAAAAGAAAATAACATAGCCCTTTCTATTTCAGTAGATAATGATTTGGTTATACATGGTAACTACACCTTACTATATTCGATATTCCGCAATCTGATGGATAACTCGATAAGTTATGGAGGATCCAATATAGAAGTACATATCAACAATTACATGAAAGATGATAAATATGTGTATTTCTCTTTTTACGATACAGGAAGTGGGGTTCCCGAACAATATCTAGGTCGTTTATTCGAACGGTTTTATCGTGTAAACGAAGGACGGACACGTGATTCGGGAGGATCAGGACTTGGACTATCCATCGTGAAAAATGCTGTACTGCTTCATAAAGGCGAGATCCAGGTTAAGAACCGTTTGGATGGTGGCTTGGAATTTCTGTTCACTTTGAAGCGATAA
- the pstA gene encoding phosphate ABC transporter permease PstA, which yields MKKTLFSTSRYRQLKSKLFFYTVCTFCGITMIPLFLILWELIKKGYKQFNFSLFTEVSPSSMDAMLAKISGEAIPGGILNGLTGTLLILLLAMIIAIPVGILTGIYLAENQKKTFSKLIRSLSDLLQGIPSIVIGIIVYVWVVKPMHSYSAIAGSIALAVMMLPMIIRATEESIKMLPTSLKEAGLALGGSYTSVVLKILVPSAFGGLFTGSLLAVSRVMGETAPLLVTVLGSSTVNWHITEPTSAISLLIWEFYNDPNLAPLVWSSSLLLLLVVLGINLFAKSIAKKWKIQ from the coding sequence ATGAAAAAGACACTATTTTCAACCTCACGATACAGACAATTAAAAAGTAAATTGTTTTTTTATACTGTTTGTACTTTTTGCGGAATTACCATGATTCCACTCTTCCTCATCTTGTGGGAGTTAATAAAGAAAGGATACAAACAATTCAACTTTAGTTTATTTACAGAAGTATCGCCCTCGTCAATGGACGCCATGTTGGCTAAAATAAGCGGCGAAGCTATTCCCGGAGGTATTTTAAACGGGCTGACAGGTACACTACTCATCCTTTTACTGGCTATGATTATAGCCATTCCCGTAGGTATCCTGACCGGAATATATCTGGCGGAAAATCAGAAAAAGACATTCAGCAAACTGATACGAAGCTTATCGGACTTGCTACAAGGTATTCCATCTATCGTTATCGGTATTATAGTATATGTATGGGTTGTAAAACCGATGCACAGCTATTCGGCTATTGCCGGAAGTATAGCCCTTGCCGTAATGATGCTACCCATGATTATCCGTGCAACGGAGGAAAGCATCAAGATGCTGCCCACCTCGCTCAAAGAAGCCGGTTTAGCATTGGGAGGTTCGTATACATCCGTGGTATTAAAAATTCTTGTACCTTCAGCCTTCGGAGGGTTATTTACCGGATCGCTGCTGGCTGTATCACGTGTAATGGGTGAAACTGCACCGTTATTGGTTACTGTGCTAGGCTCATCTACCGTCAATTGGCACATAACCGAACCCACTAGTGCAATTTCGTTGCTTATCTGGGAATTTTATAACGACCCCAATCTGGCTCCGCTGGTGTGGTCATCATCATTATTACTTTTATTAGTTGTACTTGGTATAAATCTTTTTGCTAAAAGCATTGCTAAAAAATGGAAAATTCAATAA
- a CDS encoding CPBP family intramembrane glutamic endopeptidase — MDKQLLRSFWQNILTYNWKLGILLILLFGIPRFIIVLEANISGNYGLVSIIFMLMWITPFILLNKKGRTYIGIRKPQNYKWLLYSFLIGSAFCSFMFVSSYLLFGDSISNSFVYISKSYTLPTGELTAINKLILFTTFSLTGMTFSPIGEEFLYRGVIHGSFVERFGEQKASLFDSLAFSVTHLAHFGIIYNLGKWDFLFFPALLWVSGMFILSQLLFRCKQMTGSIWGAVIGHAGYNFGMMYWIFYHIF, encoded by the coding sequence ATGGATAAACAACTTCTCAGATCTTTTTGGCAAAACATCCTTACCTATAATTGGAAATTGGGTATTCTGCTGATACTTTTATTCGGTATACCCCGATTTATTATCGTTCTCGAAGCCAATATTTCGGGAAATTATGGTTTGGTATCTATTATATTTATGCTCATGTGGATCACCCCTTTTATCCTACTGAATAAAAAAGGCAGAACGTATATCGGCATAAGAAAACCTCAGAATTACAAATGGTTGCTCTATTCTTTTCTTATTGGATCCGCCTTTTGCTCATTCATGTTTGTCAGCTCATATCTGTTATTCGGAGATTCCATCAGCAATAGTTTTGTATATATTTCAAAATCATATACACTTCCTACGGGTGAATTAACGGCAATTAACAAACTGATTCTCTTCACAACATTTTCTCTTACCGGAATGACTTTTAGCCCGATCGGCGAAGAGTTCCTATACAGAGGTGTTATTCACGGGAGTTTTGTAGAAAGATTCGGAGAACAAAAAGCATCCTTATTCGACAGCCTTGCTTTTTCGGTCACTCATTTGGCACACTTCGGCATTATCTATAATTTAGGCAAATGGGACTTTTTATTTTTCCCGGCTCTGCTTTGGGTATCAGGCATGTTTATTTTAAGTCAATTACTCTTTAGATGTAAGCAAATGACCGGTTCGATATGGGGAGCCGTAATCGGCCATGCAGGTTATAATTTTGGAATGATGTATTGGATATTCTATCACATATTTTGA
- the pstC gene encoding phosphate ABC transporter permease subunit PstC, with protein MKDKIFKSILFIASCLILVLTAGVIYALVTQSINAFSAFGLFNFIGSSNWDSVNNDFGALPFITGTLITSLLALFFCIPFSLSIALFNGEYFKKTKIATLVSSIVDLLAGIPSIVFGLWGFYVLRPILIDMGFSAQGFGVLLASIVLAIMIIPYASSLSTEFISMVPSELKEAAYSLGATKMEVIKTVSLPVSMSGIFAAYILALGRALGETMAVTMLIGNTNNIPTHLSDTGNTMASIIANQFGEADGLKLSSLMAIGLLLFLITATINFIAKYILKIVNK; from the coding sequence ATGAAAGACAAGATTTTTAAATCAATATTATTTATAGCGTCATGCCTTATTTTGGTTTTGACAGCAGGGGTTATTTATGCTCTGGTCACACAGAGTATAAATGCTTTTTCTGCCTTTGGATTATTCAATTTCATTGGTTCGAGCAACTGGGATTCTGTGAATAACGACTTCGGAGCTCTCCCTTTCATTACAGGCACACTCATAACCTCGCTTCTGGCACTATTTTTCTGTATACCTTTTTCCCTTTCTATCGCATTATTCAATGGCGAGTATTTCAAGAAAACCAAGATAGCTACTTTAGTTAGTTCTATTGTTGATCTTCTGGCAGGAATACCCTCTATTGTTTTCGGTTTATGGGGATTTTATGTTCTACGCCCGATACTTATTGACATGGGATTCAGTGCACAGGGATTCGGCGTATTGCTGGCTTCCATAGTTCTTGCTATAATGATTATCCCTTACGCATCGTCACTCAGTACCGAATTTATATCGATGGTTCCGAGCGAACTCAAAGAGGCTGCATATAGTTTAGGTGCTACCAAAATGGAAGTTATCAAAACCGTTAGTTTACCCGTATCTATGTCGGGAATTTTTGCAGCATACATCCTGGCACTCGGCAGGGCTTTAGGTGAAACAATGGCAGTAACCATGCTTATCGGAAATACCAACAATATACCCACCCATCTATCCGATACAGGAAATACAATGGCAAGTATTATTGCCAATCAGTTTGGAGAAGCAGATGGTTTGAAATTGAGCTCGCTGATGGCTATCGGATTATTATTATTCCTGATAACAGCAACTATCAATTTTATAGCCAAGTACATATTGAAAATCGTAAATAAATGA
- a CDS encoding folylpolyglutamate synthase/dihydrofolate synthase family protein → MNYQETLQYLYSQLPVYQNVGGSAYKEGLDNSLALDKYFNHPHKKYKTIHIAGTNGKGSTSHLLAAILQQAGHKVGLYTSPHLVDFRERIRVNGNKISQDYVVNFVANHKSHFEPIHPSFFELTMMMAFCYFEEQEVDIAVIEVGLGGRLDSTNIITPELSVITNISLDHTQFLGDTLEKIAKEKAGIIKPHIPVVIGEAEGEVRKVFEEKAQSVNAPIIFAEDENWIYAADKLDNGSWLFQTNAFPNLKGELGGLPQIKNAATVLSSIDALRKRGIHTTMQSVYSGFAMVTELTGLMGRWQIIQQENPKVICDTGHNVGGIKYVSEQLLSETYNHLHIVIGMVNDKDISHVLELLPKEAIYYFTKAHIARALNEKELAEKGAAFQLTGDTFDSVESAVKAALANAQSDDLVFIGGSNFVVAEALECF, encoded by the coding sequence ATGAACTATCAAGAAACCCTACAATACCTGTATAGCCAACTTCCCGTTTACCAAAATGTAGGAGGAAGTGCCTATAAGGAAGGCTTAGATAACAGCCTAGCTTTAGATAAGTACTTTAATCATCCGCATAAGAAATATAAAACCATACATATTGCTGGTACTAATGGGAAGGGGTCAACCTCTCATCTTTTAGCTGCTATACTTCAACAGGCAGGGCATAAGGTAGGACTTTATACATCGCCCCATCTTGTCGACTTCAGAGAACGTATACGGGTAAATGGCAATAAAATATCTCAGGATTATGTTGTAAATTTCGTAGCGAATCACAAAAGCCACTTCGAACCTATACATCCTTCATTCTTTGAACTGACTATGATGATGGCTTTTTGTTATTTTGAAGAACAAGAAGTAGACATCGCCGTGATTGAAGTAGGCTTAGGAGGACGATTAGACAGTACAAATATTATCACTCCCGAACTATCGGTTATTACCAATATAAGTCTCGATCATACGCAATTTTTAGGAGATACTCTCGAAAAAATAGCCAAAGAAAAAGCCGGTATTATAAAACCACACATTCCTGTAGTTATTGGTGAAGCCGAAGGCGAAGTACGTAAAGTATTCGAAGAAAAAGCTCAATCGGTAAATGCACCTATCATATTTGCAGAAGATGAGAATTGGATATATGCTGCCGATAAACTTGACAACGGTTCGTGGTTGTTTCAAACAAATGCTTTTCCAAATCTGAAAGGCGAATTAGGAGGTCTACCTCAGATCAAAAATGCGGCTACTGTACTTTCGTCTATCGATGCACTTCGCAAAAGAGGAATCCACACTACCATGCAGTCGGTTTATAGTGGTTTTGCTATGGTTACCGAGTTAACCGGACTTATGGGCAGATGGCAGATCATACAACAAGAAAATCCTAAAGTAATTTGCGACACCGGGCATAATGTAGGAGGAATTAAATATGTATCGGAACAACTCCTTTCTGAAACGTACAATCATTTACATATTGTAATAGGCATGGTCAATGACAAAGACATAAGCCATGTATTAGAACTCTTACCTAAAGAAGCAATCTATTATTTTACAAAAGCACATATCGCAAGAGCCTTAAACGAAAAAGAACTTGCAGAGAAAGGTGCAGCTTTCCAACTCACAGGAGATACCTTCGATAGTGTTGAATCAGCCGTTAAAGCGGCTCTTGCCAATGCTCAATCCGATGACCTTGTATTTATTGGAGGAAGCAACTTTGTTGTGGCAGAAGCTTTGGAATGCTTCTAA